In Anopheles bellator chromosome 2, idAnoBellAS_SP24_06.2, whole genome shotgun sequence, the genomic stretch NNNNNNNNNNNNNNNNNNNNNNNNNNNNNNNNNNNNNNNNNNNNNNNNNNNNNNNNNNNNNNNNNNNNNNNNNNNNNNNNNNNNNNNNNNNNNNNNNNNNNNNNNNNNNNNNNNNNNNNNNNNNNNNNNNNNNNNNNNNNNNNNNNNNNNNNNNNNNNNNNNNNNNNNNNNNNNNNNNNNNNNNNNNNNNNNNNNNNNNNNNNNNNNNNNNNNNNNNNNNNNNNNNNNNNNNNNNNNNNNNNNNNNNNNNNNNNNNNNNNNNNNNNNNNNNNNNNNNNNNNNNNNNNNNNNNNNNNNNNNNNNNNNNNNNNNNNNNNNNNNNNNNNNNNNNNNNNNNNNNNNNNNNNNNNNNNNNNNNNNNNNNNNNNNNNNNNNNNNNNNNNNNNNNNNNNNNNNNNNNNNNNNNNNNNNNNNNNNNNNNNNNNNNNNNNNNNNNNNNNNNNNNNNNNNNNNNNNNNNNNNNNNNNNNNNNNNNNNNNNNNNNNNNNNNNNNNNNNNNNNNNNNNNNNNNNNNNNNNNNNNNNNNNNNNNNNNNNNNNNNNNNNNNNNNNNNNNNNNNNNNNNNNNNNNNNNNNNNNNNNNNNNNNNNNNNNNNNNNNNNNNNNNNNNNNNNNNNNNNNNNNNNNNNNNNNNNNNNNNNNNNNNNNNNNNNNNNNNNNNNNNNNNNNNNNNNNNNNNNNNNNNNNNNNNNNNNNNNNNNNNNNNNNNNNNNNNNNNNNNNNNNNNNNNNNNNNNNNNNNNNNNNNNNNNNNNNNNNNNNNNNNNNNNNNNNNNNNNNNNNNNNNNNNNNNNNNNNNNNNNNNNNNNNNNNNNNNNNNNNNNNNNNNNNNNNNNNNNNNNNNNNNNNNNNNNNNNNNNNNNNNNNNNNNNNNNNNNNNNNNNNNNNNNNNNNNNNNNNNNNNNNNNNNNNNNNNNNNNNNNNNNNNNNNNNNNNNNNNNNNNNNNNNNNNNNNNNNNNNNNNNNNNNNNNNNNNNNNNNNNNNNNNNNNNNNNNNNNNNNNNNNNNNNNNNNNNNNNNNNNNNNNNNNNNNNNNNNNNNNNNNNNNNNNNNNNNNNNNNNNNNNNNNNNNNNNNNNNNNNNNNNNNNNNNNNNNNNNNNNNNNNNNNNNNNNNNNNNNNNNNNNNNNNNNNNNNNNNNNNNNNNNNNNNNNNNNNNNNNNNNNNNNNNNNNNNNNNNNNNNNNNNNNNNNNNNNNNNNNNNNGAGTTAAATCATGTgtatggaaaaataataaattcataataaataattacgTTCGATTCACGATTACCATTAGCAGTGCGCGCGTTAATGATTATCATCAGCACCGAGCTGAAGGACCCACAGCCACTCGGCAGTACTATGCGAACGAACAAATGTAAATGAGCATTGCaattattaataattatttcattGGACTCTGCCCTTTACCGCTTGCGAATTTGCTTAAAAACGTGATTATTCATTTCGAGTTCGACTTGGCGCTAATAATGGCCGCCGTTAATAGTTTCCCTTGCGCGCCAGGATGTCTGCCGGCCAGCGAAGCGTGCAGCGAAAAGGCAGTAAAGCCCCAAACGGGGCACCATTTTGAATGCATCCTCCGGGGCCGGAGATGAGATTTACCCGCTTTCCTTCCCGTCCCTGGTGCGCTGTGgtccgaaaaccgaaacacgaaatCCGTAGACCGTGCCGTGACTGCCAGTGAGCAAATGAAGTCACTCCCGGCCGGCGGGAGTTGGAAGCAGTCGGGTGGAATGCTCGCTGTGGTGTAATGTCTACGATTTGGAAATATGCTTTTTTGACTCGCTCCTTCCCGGGCACTTCATAGTGCttggtaaataaattaattcattgaCGTACGCCATTGATGGATCTCTTAGCGCCTGCATTTAGACATACTTCAGTCGATGCCGGGTAACTTTCATACAGCAGCCAAGGTTGTTAAACACCGGGCCGAAGGATTGCTAACGGACGACGGCTGGACTTGCGCAAACGCTTATTGCTTCCGTTCGGAGTTTGGATGTTTGCCTTAAAAATTTTCTCCTCAACTTCACCGTAATTACGTGGCCAACGGACCATTTGCCTTCCGTGCATTGGTCCATTGGCTAGCAGTGCTGCAGTAAGTTCCCGGCTCGTAATCCAGTGCGCCGGTGCCTCAGTGCGCTCAGCGATGGTTACGCTTATCTAACGCAAATAGTTCCCCATTCGGCTGCGATTTTGGCATCACGAACCTCTGTCCCTGGGAACCGTCCTAGGCCCTAGGACGGTGGAGACTTTGAGCTTGGGGGGCCGAATTTGACGGAACCGCGGCCACAGACGGCAAATGGGTCGGCAACAGTGACGCGGTCTCGCAAAAGTTCAATATTTGTACAGCCGGCGTCGACGACGGCATTCGGGACGAAACGCTGCCCTCAGCCAGGGGGATCCAGGGACGCGCGGGCGTTGTTTTTTCGCCAACCGGCAAAGTTGGGCGCCCTGGCTTATCAGCTTGCGGAGGAGTTGCTCGGTGGCCAAACTTCCAACTCTCTGACGGGGGGTGGGCTGAAGATATGGTCGGCTCTTGTGATGCCGTTAAAATTGTGACAGATTGAGTGGTTAGCTTCCGGGCGGAGAGGGTCCCGGCGAGAATGGATTGGTTCCGGGCCCGAGCTGGCGAACCGGAGACCGTTTCTCGGTACTGGTGCTCCTTGTAACTGCAACACGCTAACCGATGTTTTTGGGAGATGTTTCATCAATCATCGGTATTCATCAATCATTGGATGATGCCTAATGATGCTCAACGCGCAGTGGCACGCGCGTATGTGCGGATGTAATTGCATTGCAAGGATTAATGGCAAAATAATGAGGCCGCCGTGGAAGTGTCTCAGGGCACTCGGTCGCCCGCGAAAGTAAACAACACGAGTTTTTGAGCAACGCAAGATGTGCTCGAGACGTTTGtggtttgcgttttgttttcttgcgAATTAATTTTACGGGGCAATATTAAAAACATCTCAAATGTTAATGCTCAACGCAGAACGGCGCTCATTTCATCTGCAAAGAGAtacagatgatgatgatgcttcaCCTTTCCGCCGAACCTTTGGGTGTTTGTGGGCGAGCTGTATCCGTTATCTTTTTAATGAAAAGTCCCTcctggaaaaagaaaagtccgCCAGCGAGCGCCATCTTTTATTTACTCGCGGCCCCGGGTGCCCCCGGCATTTCTGCCCCCGGAGTGGCGCAACACATCCTTTTCGCCGCCTTCGCGGTGCAACCGAATGAGGCCGGCCAATGGAGCGCATGTTGATTAATTcacccccggcccggtgggttCATAATTAATCAAAGCCAATCTGATTTTAATCATGTGTCAAGAAGTAACGGCCCCGTGACAGCATCCTTCTTCGAACTCGCTCTGCGTGTGGGTTGCGATGCGGTTTTCCATTCCGACTTCGTGAGATGTTTTATTACCCGTAAGGCTGGCCAAAAAACAACGCGTCCCCAAAAGTCGTCCGTCCTCTGGCCAAGTCACAGTCTCCgggcgaaccgaaccgaaaaggattAAAGCTAACGATGGCAATGCGGGCGCTTCGGGCCGGGCGTGTAATTGAAACGGCGGACCGCGGGCTGGTAAAAACTTATGTTCACTTTTGGGGTCcaaggaacaaaaaaaggaccactGTCACTCGAGTGCCGCAAGACACAGTGACTGGGCGGATTCGGCCGAGAAAAGATGAATGTTGTCCCCCGGTCGGTCCTGTTCGCCTTCGTTTCTATCGATGACTGGCCGGTTTCAGcagtgccgtcgtcgtcgtgcgtcACCAGTTCTTAGTTTCAGTAGTTCGTAGGTTCTTGGTGGCGATAGCCACTGTTGTTGTCACCATTTTACACTTCTCATCCTCGATGCCCGACGCCCAAGTACCGCAGGGCCCAGTACCCTTTGGCCGCGCAAGCCGTGGAATGTATGCATATCCTGCTCTGCCACGACTTGGCCCAGCGACTTGCTTCCGAATCGACACCCCGACCGATGTCCCTCATGTTCTCATGTTTCTCAATCATTATTTTCGCATTTCATCCTGTTGTTGCCGAAGGCGGAGAGATGAAAGCGGCCGCTCGTCGGTGGTTGTTAACGAGTTGTGAGCAACTTTGTTGTTGCCCATCCGCCGATCGGCAGAGAGGCGACAGATTGGTGCAAATCGGTCGCGTAACAGTTGCCCATAAATGGGCCGTGGCTACAGCAAAACATTCCGGTCTGGGAGCGAGATTTAGGACTCTCATTAAGGGATCATGCACGGGGACATTCATTGACTTTTCGATGAGTCGCTGACGCTAGGCTCGTTGACTTTCTGCGCCGAGCATTGCTCGCCGGTTCTTACGTCCCCATCGGGCCAAGGATGCTGTGGACAGCGAAGCAGCATAATCCGCAGGTTCCAACAAAGTGTTGTTTGATGAGAGACCTTTGGCCAAGTTTGCGCCAAAGTTGCGCTGCCAGGCGAAGCGTTTTTCCTGGAGCCACAGCGGCACCGGAACATATTGAATGCCCAAAGTAATCTCGTTTAGTGCAGGCCCCCGTGGCTCGTGCGTCTAACAAAAAGAAACTAGAAAACGCACGACACCGCCCAGCGGACAACGGACTTCTGTGGCCAATAATGCAGTAAAGAATTGGCAAACGACATCGAACCCGCTGAACAGGGCTGTGGCCTCAATCGCCCGAGCCTTGGCCTTATGGTTTGCGGTGTATCCTCGACGCACTGCGCGTGCTGCTCGGAAAAGGCTGcgtgtatttattttattgactCGCCAGGATTCGAAGCGAGGCGTGAAGGCGTTTCTTTCTGATCGGCAGCATCCTGCCGAGAAGTGGCAACCCCCTAGCTCGCCCTAGTTGCTCGGCACTGGCACTAGCTTTCGGTTAATCCGGTAAAGAGTTGCCTGCCGATGAGTGCGGCCGTTGCGATTGAAATTGATACGAATTCAATTTTCTAACCGACCTGATAGCGATTGGAAGGCTAATCTCGTTAGGGCTCGTGCTCTGGGCTGTGCCGCAGACATCTCGGGCCTCGGGGCTCGGTGGCCCCGCGTTCCACATGGAACCCAATTAGGGGCTAGCCCCACGTGCTCTTCACAAGCCCGGGATCACGGGAAGGACTTCGAATGCGTTGCGCTACTTGCGTTCGCGAGTCCTCGTACTTGCGTGAAGTGACCTCGTCGTAGGACGACCCCTGGGCCCGGGTGCTTTCCCTCGATCGACCGTTTTTCAGCCACTTCTCGAGCGGTTGCCATTGTGCGCGATGTGCGATTCCTTTTATTAGACTCATTAGGCGTGCGGTAAATATGGAGAACCTTTGTGCGTCATCCATCCGTGCGGCAAGTGCATCCTTGAGGCCGGTAACTCGCATCGTGAAGCATAAAAGTGCGCTCATCCAAGCGGCACGGCACCGGTACTCGCGGGATTGCGCCAGCGTTTACGTTCGTGGCTGGGCACGAAGAGGTGCCATTGTGCTTGGTGTCCTTTTTAAATTCGCTTTTGGCCCAGTGGCCGTGCAAACATAATGCGCGGCAGctgcaccacaccacacgcaattaaatcatttcgcCCGCGTGCTGCCTTCAGAGGAACGACTTCATGAGCGTTATGTAGGAGGAGGCACTGCGAACGATCTGCAAAGGATATAAAattgcaaacgaaaaacacaaaaacaaatggcggcCTCGGCTTCGGCGGTGCCCGCTTACCACCGAGAACGTCGCCATGGAGGTCTCGAAGAACGGCACGTTCAGGTTGGAGCCCCGCTGGGCccggatcatcatcatctggatGAGGTGGCGCGTGTCGCGGTTGTACCGGTACCAGGGGAAGTTGTACGCCACCGTCTGGATGGCCTCGCTCTGACGGACGACACGGAAGCTAGAACCACCGGGCAAGCGAACAAGCCCCCGCTCAACTCACCGCGTCCCGGATGATGGTGCCACTGTACGAGTAGAGGAACAGGATGGCCAGCTCGGCGAACGCGTACGGAAGGTACGTGAGCTTGTAGATCCCTTCCACCTGCGCAAGGATCGGAAACGGGGTCAGTCACAGGGACGATGCACAGGGGCAGGGACTTACGATGAGCATCGCGATGCACACAATACACATAATGAGCGCGGTACACGTGTACACGAGCAGGATGTTGGGGGCGAAGGCGGCCCGCACCTCGTGGACCATCTCGATGGTGCGCTGGTGGCGTCGGCTGATGCGCCGCAGCTCGCGGTTAATGTGACGCGTTTCCGCCTCGTCGGCCACGAGCGGTGCCGGCGGACGGGGTCCGAGTGCTTCGATCTCAAGCCGAAGCGCATTGAACTGGCCGCAGAAGTAAAGGCAAACACCGGTCAACAGCGCGTCACTGCCGGACTGGGACGTGATGGTCGGCACGGACGCGTAGTTCAGGAACAGCGTGGTCAGCGCAAAGTACGCCCCGTTCTGCCAATCGTACGGTAGGCTGCGATCGGGACGTTAGGGGACCGGCAGGACTAGCGTGCCGGCAGGGCAGCTACTTACGCGAGCTTGAAGGGAAGAATCTTCACGAGCGGCCGCTGGCCCTGGTGCCAGTTGTAGGCCATGCCGAGGAAGGGGGTCAGGCCGTACAGCATCGCGGCGAAGAACATCATGAGGAACAGGTGGAGCGTGAGCCGCTGGCCGAGGTACGTGATGCGCCGAGTGTTGGCCCGTTCGCGCGGGTGCTCCTCTGAAACGGAGGATCGGAGTGTCAGGGTGCGAGAGCCAGCCAGAACGGGATACGCACCTCGCAGGACCTGCTGGACGGTTTTGAGGACCCGCTCGATTTTGCGCTCGTTCATCAGGTAGAACACCATGCGCAGCAGGCCGGAGACGCGCGCCACCGTCGGGCAGATGCTTTCGATGGCCTCGCCCAGATCGCCGTCCTGGTACGCGTACAGGCCGTGCAGGAACTCGCCCACCATGCAGATGGCGAGCACGGCCAGGTTCAGGGCGATCAGGGCCGTTCGGAGCCGGCCGCGAGTTTCCCGGTCCGCCGGCCAGATGCCGAAGACGAGCAGAATCCTGCGCTGCAACCGGAAGATGCCCCACGTCCGTTGCTCCTCCGACGGGTCGCGCTCGAATGGTGGTCGGTTAATCATGGTCTTGTTCGGGCCAAGGATTATGGGACCGTGCCCCGATCGTGGCGGCTTTATACCGGTCCGACCTGCGTTGGATCGGGTCCGCCACCCGAAAGGTCATGGGAAAAGCTGTCAAGCGGACCATCGGTGCGCGAGCGAAACGACGAGTTCTAGGGCCAATTATTTGGGAGTGGCCAATGGTTAACGTTTTAACTGGGTTGGGATTAAAGTTTAATTACATTTCACTAGTTTCGAACGGAATTCATATCCAGTCCAGAGTCGAAGGTAATTGCATGGCCAGTGACAGTTTTGAACTTAACGCATTGCACATTTGAATGCACTTCTTGAGCAACGTTCTTGCGCCAACGGCAAAAGGTTaccgttcgccatttttaattagttCGGGCAACTccaattaaatgtttaataCACTAATCGGATTATGTGAGCAGATCGAGCTTTTAATTTGGTCCTCCTCATTACGctattttggcaacattaccttgttttccATCTACTAAAGGATTTCAACTTAAAACGAAAAGTGTTATAGTCAGCAACTTACGTTTGAGGGCGTTTGAACATGTCCACTATTGCGGATGATTACGAATACGAGTTGCGGACTATATTTCTTTTCTGGTACAAGCTACTTCTGGTCAAAAAAattgctacagaatcgcatgaaatgcttgtcgaagcttacgGAGATCATGCTCTTGgaaaatgacacgcaaacGGAACAACGACTGGCggatcagctaaatgtgtcTCAATAAACCATATCCTTGCGTTTGAAGGACTTGCGAAAGATCCAAAAGATTGGAAAACTGAAGCCACATTAAATGGACGAAAATCAGcaggaaaaccggaaaaccgtATATGAAATTCTACTCACCTGGTACAAAAAGAAGTCACTGCTTCATCAGACTGTGATTGGCAATGGAAAGTAGATTCAatgccaaaaagaaaaaaatcatttttttgaCTGCAAAACGAGATTGATTCGGCAAAAACATAAAGCTGTGTatctgatgggaccagaatggtgtggtgtaccacaagctccaGAAtcctggtgaaaccgttaatacAGATTACTACCGACAACGGATGACCAatttgaaccaagaattgatggaaaaacgtCCAGAATGGGCCAGACACGTTAACGGAACTTGGCTCCATAACAATGTGCAAGGACACAACGCAAAACTGGTTCAATCAAAGGAACTTGAATGGGAGcttttccagcaaaattttctccatcgacgaggcacatttttccactTGGCAGCTAGGTAAACACGCAAAATATCTAGGGCACTGAAAACCCTCAATTGATTGAAGAGAAGCCCTTTATAACCTGACAAGGTGACATGGTATGGTGTGCATAATGGGCCGACGGCGTCGTAGGAGCATCAATTCCGAGCGATGATAACAAAATTTGTTCGGCCTCCAATTGTAGGTATGGACTAAGTAGATATACTGTTTCATTTAGATGGGGCAACGAACCACACAACAAGAGCACGGTTTTCGATGTACTGCGCGAGAACTGTGATGTGCTTATAATTTGGCGCGTTTTGTTGGGGTCAATTGGACAACAGGATCTTGCGATTTGACATCGTTGCCCTTTTTCTTGTGGGGCTACGTAAAAGGTTGTGTTTATGTTAACTAGCTTGCCcctttggagcatttgaaaaataacattcgccaaGCTATGGCCCAGTTCGACTGTTGCCATAGATCCAGTGGTGGTCATGTGAAGGATATTGAGTTTCACGCATAATGGCATCGGAAGGCAAAGTTTCATCCGttttgaaactaaaaattaaataactcTGTTTAAGCTGTTTTTATCAAATTGACGCTCTCCGTTGTTTTAAACCAATATTTCGAACGATTCCGTCTCCGAAAATCTTGTACGAAACACACGATTACATGTGATTTTTTTAGCCAAAATCTAAACCATTTTGGAGGTTGATGTCAGATAACAGAAATGTTGATGTTAAACTTTAAGTTGCAAAGCACGCTTTCAATAAGCCCGATAATTGTGACCCAAAGTGGACAGTTTACTGATTGAATAAACTTCTTCGCGAGCATAATGGACCCAGCCCAGAACGGAGAAGTTATTCATCATCCTTTTGTAGTGGTTCACTCCAAATGTCAAAACTGCTTCTAATTACGGTACCGAGGTAATGAAATGGACGGACACGCTGACTGATTGACTAACGGACGGACATCGGATGGACCGCAAGCCGCGCAAGATCCGCGAGCCCGGAACGGCTTACCCAAAAGCCAGCCATTCCGGAGCACCCGTTAATCATTATTAGGCGGCCGCCAATTGCGGTGCCGGGCGTATCGGTACGAAACCTCACCCGTGGAAGCCATTTTAATTGGTTTAAGCTGCTCCGGGAGCCACCACAATAGTGCGCCCGGGTTGCCTCCTTTTCCCCCCCAAACCGTCGTGCCATTAGACGCGTCAAAAGTGATGTGccggcgaagacgaagacggTAAGCCCGTGAGCGGAGTACCAGGACCTGCTTTGGTGGTTTCGCAAGAAAAGTCCCGGTGCCTGACGCCGCAAACGCGACCGTTTAATCGATTGCTGAGGTTTCCGTGGTCGGAGTTTGCTTGGTGGGTGCTTGCGTCAGGACGGTCGTCCTGATGAGAAGTCGCCGCGCACGAACGCACTAATACGCCTGGACCGGAGGTACTCGTTCGATGACGAGTGAAGTAGTAAATTTGACTGGGAAAATTAATCGACAAAACTATCGTGCACCGCTTTTCCGTCACTGTCGtcaccaccgtggccaccggcatcgACGGCTGTAAATTTGCCTCCtcaggtgtgtgcgtgcgcgtagGGATCCGGAAATCGAGCCCCGCGACACCCGCCGAAAGGGCTTTTGTGcggtaaattaaatttaccaACAAACTTATTTAAGGCGCCACAGCGTTGAATGCGCTCGGAAGGGTCACCCTCGTGTATGGCCACCGTGCGGTGGTGTCCTTGGGGCTGCTACAACACAGCGCTCTCCGGTGTATAGAAGGGCAGGCTgatgaaatattcatcagACGTTCGCCCATGGAGCGTGGAGCACCGAATGGCGCAGGCCCCAGGCAGCTTggccgccccccggggggcttcCGTTTGTGGGCCAGTGTGGGCACCACGACACCCGCAAATTCCAAGACAATTAATCAGCCGCTCAATCGGATGTAAATTAATAGCGAGAAAATGTACTGACCAGGCGGCGGTCTAGTGAGGCCCGAGTCCTTCGCTCCGTATCGCCCGGGCAGCAGCCCGTCCCGTGGCCATATGGGCCGGGAGTTAGTTATGAGCAGCGGTTGGCCATAATGTGCATTTCTAATTGAATTCGCATCACACGACCCACTGACGAGCGAAATTAATTATGggccacgacgacgggcgGTTGCGGATGCGTGTCCTTCCGGTAGACACGCCAGATACACGCCAAGGTACGGGTTTAATCATTTTATTCCATTAGCCTGCTTAAATACCTTACAAACCAAACCTAGCTCGTCGGCGGCTGCTCTTCATGCCAGTAACAAATTGGGAGACAAAAAGTAAAACGGTTGTGTGGGCATCCTAGCGTGAGGAGAACGGTCGATGGTAAATGTCATAAATACAGGCATCCGCTACGCTACCACGTGCATCCGACCACGAAGGACGTGAGCAGCATGACGAGCGGGCGGATTAGTCGCGTACACCCGGTGGTTGTGCTTTCCCCCGCGGGGAAGACGTGGCCCTTCCCGATGGGTGTGATGTGTTCCAGTCCAAACGTTAATCGTAGTAAAGTCCCTGACTAAATATCCTTACGAGTGCTATTTGCTATCGGCCGATCCAGCCGATGGTCCCACAGTCACGATTGTCAATCCCTTCCCCGCTTATCCCTTTTTAAACTTGAGCAACAGTATACTAATCGTTAGGAAGATCACGATCCAGATGGCGGTCGACGCGAACCCGATGTAGACGTTCGGGTCCTCGATCAGCCAGCCGCGCTGCAGGATCGAGCGGAGCGATTCAGTCGACTTCGTGAGGGGCAGAAAGACGGAGAAGATCCGCACCAGCGGGTGCATGCCCTCGATGGGCCAGATGATGCCGCACAGCATCACGATCGGCAGGAAGCTGCCCATCGCCATATACGTCGCGGACCGCTCGTTGTCACAGGAGCACGACACGACGAAACCTGCAAAGACAGGCGC encodes the following:
- the LOC131210920 gene encoding LOW QUALITY PROTEIN: odorant receptor 22c-like (The sequence of the model RefSeq protein was modified relative to this genomic sequence to represent the inferred CDS: inserted 2 bases in 1 codon; substituted 3 bases at 3 genomic stop codons), yielding MMFFAAMLYGLTPFLGMAYNWHQGQRPLVKILPFKLALPYDWQNGAYFALTTLFLNYASVPTITSQSGSDALLTGVCLYFCGQFNALRLEIEALGPRPPAPLVADEAETRHINRELRRISRRHQRTIEMVHEVRAAFAPNILLVYTCTALIMCIVCIAMLIVSPCPCASSLXLTPFPILAQVEGIYKLTYLPYAFAELAILFLYSYSGTIIRDAVSXAGACSLARWFXLPCXVRQSEAIQTVAYNFPWYRYNRDTRHLIQMMMIRAQRGSNLNVPFFETSMATFSVIVRSASSYITLMKSFL